A region from the Saccharomonospora azurea NA-128 genome encodes:
- a CDS encoding class F sortase has protein sequence MTAWNEDDRDHDRRRWRRAYLLGVASVLAVEVVVAGVLALRSPTVVAGTAVPARPVTAPVQSTPAPSSEPAEDGEKSEKNEKPENDEKDTDAAEPATDRPATAPSGQRPGTVVLPDGGTAELVRKELSPDAVLPVPDDLDEATWWGAGLDAPSGASVFAGHVNWQGRTGPFAELWDVRIGEDVTVTDAEGTTFTYVVSQILTLGKDELPARATELFGQSGPHRLVLVTCGGRWLGGTTGYAENRVVVAEPA, from the coding sequence GGCCTACCTGCTCGGGGTGGCCAGCGTCCTCGCGGTGGAGGTCGTGGTCGCGGGTGTGCTGGCGCTGCGTTCACCGACGGTCGTGGCGGGTACCGCGGTGCCCGCCCGGCCCGTCACCGCGCCGGTCCAGTCCACACCCGCACCGAGCTCGGAGCCGGCCGAGGACGGTGAGAAGAGCGAGAAGAACGAGAAACCCGAGAATGACGAGAAGGACACCGACGCGGCCGAGCCCGCGACCGATCGACCCGCCACCGCGCCCAGCGGTCAACGTCCGGGCACGGTCGTCCTGCCCGACGGCGGGACGGCGGAGCTGGTGCGCAAGGAACTGAGCCCCGACGCGGTCCTGCCCGTGCCGGACGACCTGGACGAGGCCACCTGGTGGGGCGCGGGACTCGACGCCCCCAGCGGGGCGAGCGTCTTCGCCGGGCACGTCAACTGGCAGGGCCGCACGGGACCGTTCGCCGAACTGTGGGACGTCCGCATCGGCGAGGACGTCACCGTCACCGACGCCGAGGGCACCACGTTCACCTACGTGGTCTCGCAGATCCTCACCCTCGGCAAGGACGAGCTTCCCGCGCGGGCCACCGAGCTGTTCGGACAAAGCGGACCGCACCGCCTCGTGCTGGTCACCTGCGGCGGACGATGGCTCGGCGGCACGACGGGCTACGCGGAGAACCGCGTGGTCGTGGCGGAGCCGGCCTGA
- a CDS encoding coiled-coil domain-containing protein: MASDHDHRLLPLRREFGQAWHGFDRNQVVQYLDHLEAQVHRLITERDAAASRASDAARELDGARREIAKLRDRVEELKKPPERIEDLDERMQRTVQLAETQAAEIVSRAESAAEKTWAESSAVSKRLHERYQKLLETLDSHAEDLKREHEEALAATKAEVQRMTAEAAARREQLDAEAERKRRRIESDFQARMAAEKSALQKHVADQTKASKNAAERRIAEATAEAKRLVEEATAKARTLVDEATADAERRTTEANDIVTRLTRIREEARARLAEADQVLRQGESALVATPEEEATLAKSPNGSTA, encoded by the coding sequence ATGGCTTCCGACCACGATCACCGTCTGCTTCCGCTGAGGCGGGAGTTCGGCCAAGCATGGCATGGTTTCGACCGCAACCAGGTGGTGCAGTACCTCGACCATCTCGAGGCGCAGGTCCATCGGCTCATCACCGAGCGGGATGCCGCGGCGTCGAGGGCATCCGACGCAGCCCGCGAGCTCGACGGCGCACGCCGCGAGATCGCCAAGCTCCGGGATCGCGTCGAGGAGCTGAAGAAGCCTCCGGAGCGGATCGAGGATCTCGACGAGCGCATGCAGCGCACCGTGCAGCTCGCCGAGACGCAGGCCGCGGAGATCGTCTCTCGTGCCGAGTCGGCGGCGGAGAAGACGTGGGCCGAGAGCAGTGCCGTGTCGAAGCGGCTCCACGAGCGCTACCAGAAGTTGCTGGAGACCCTCGACAGCCATGCCGAGGACCTGAAGCGCGAGCACGAGGAGGCGCTGGCGGCCACGAAGGCCGAGGTGCAGCGGATGACCGCCGAGGCGGCCGCCCGGCGCGAGCAGCTCGACGCCGAGGCCGAGAGGAAGCGCCGCCGGATCGAGAGCGACTTCCAGGCGCGGATGGCCGCGGAGAAGAGCGCGCTGCAGAAGCACGTCGCCGATCAGACGAAGGCGAGCAAGAACGCGGCGGAGCGGCGGATCGCCGAGGCGACCGCGGAGGCGAAGCGGCTGGTGGAGGAAGCCACGGCCAAGGCCCGCACGCTCGTCGACGAGGCCACCGCCGACGCCGAGCGCCGCACGACCGAGGCCAACGACATCGTCACGCGCCTGACGCGCATCCGTGAGGAGGCCCGCGCCCGGCTCGCCGAGGCCGACCAGGTGCTGCGCCAGGGCGAGTCGGCGCTGGTCGCCACGCCGGAGGAGGAAGCCACGCTGGCGAAGTCCCCCAACGGTTCGACCGCGTAG
- a CDS encoding ABC transporter substrate-binding protein: MGSSLSRRAFLGGSLALGATGLLAACGGGTSNGSGGGSGAWSFTDDMGETVTLDRRPTRVAGLNDAIASLWNYGIVPVASFGATALADDVNFQDKDTSAVTEVGTTYGQIDVEALAAQRPDVIIAHAYPVDSEGTLDPEKPLFGFNDLEQQKLVGEIAPVVAIAMAGSATGVVDRTVEFAKSLGVTDETLAEPKRKYEAARERLRSAAESGLTVMAVAAYPNDGVHIAKAKDDPALRSYTELGLSYPDPGGSEYFWESVSWENITDYRTDVVLYSLRAMDGDAMLDQPTFAQMPAAKAGQVYPWEFSSMDYVAQARTIDNLAANLEKSRKVT, encoded by the coding sequence ATGGGTAGCTCACTGTCTCGTCGCGCGTTCCTCGGTGGCAGCCTCGCTCTCGGAGCGACCGGCCTGCTCGCCGCCTGTGGCGGCGGAACGTCGAACGGCTCGGGCGGAGGCTCGGGCGCGTGGTCGTTCACCGACGACATGGGTGAGACCGTCACCCTCGACCGGCGCCCCACGCGCGTCGCGGGCCTCAACGACGCCATCGCTTCACTGTGGAACTACGGCATCGTGCCGGTGGCGTCCTTCGGGGCCACCGCGCTCGCCGACGACGTGAACTTCCAGGACAAGGACACGTCCGCGGTGACCGAGGTGGGCACCACCTACGGGCAGATCGACGTCGAGGCGCTCGCGGCACAACGACCGGACGTGATCATCGCCCACGCCTACCCGGTGGACTCCGAGGGCACGTTGGACCCGGAGAAGCCGCTCTTCGGCTTCAACGATCTGGAGCAGCAGAAGCTCGTCGGCGAGATCGCGCCCGTCGTGGCCATCGCGATGGCCGGGTCGGCGACCGGCGTCGTCGACCGCACCGTCGAGTTCGCCAAGTCCCTCGGGGTGACCGACGAGACCCTCGCCGAACCGAAGCGGAAGTACGAGGCCGCGCGGGAACGCCTGCGCAGTGCCGCGGAGAGCGGTCTCACCGTGATGGCCGTGGCGGCCTACCCCAACGACGGCGTGCACATCGCGAAGGCGAAGGACGACCCGGCGCTGCGCAGCTACACCGAACTCGGTCTGTCCTACCCGGACCCCGGTGGCTCGGAGTACTTCTGGGAGTCGGTGAGCTGGGAGAACATCACCGACTACCGCACCGACGTGGTGCTCTACTCGCTGCGCGCCATGGACGGCGACGCGATGCTGGACCAGCCCACCTTCGCGCAGATGCCGGCGGCGAAGGCGGGGCAGGTGTATCCGTGGGAGTTCAGCTCGATGGACTACGTCGCGCAGGCCCGCACGATCGACAACCTCGCGGCCAACCTGGAGAAGTCCCGCAAGGTCACGTGA
- a CDS encoding ATP-binding protein, with product MTNRTVEMAVDAEPALVPVMRNVAADLAIRLDLQLDTIADLRLAVDEACGLLLTRAATPTTLRTRFSVAENTITARTEVVCRAGTALPDNGFHWHVLTALVRSVHCFHTRGPEGEPLTVIELTVGDH from the coding sequence GTGACGAACCGGACTGTGGAGATGGCGGTCGACGCGGAACCGGCCCTGGTGCCCGTGATGCGCAACGTCGCGGCGGATCTGGCCATCCGGCTCGACCTACAGCTCGACACGATCGCCGACCTGCGCCTCGCCGTGGACGAGGCCTGCGGCCTGCTGCTCACCCGCGCCGCGACGCCCACCACGCTGCGCACGCGGTTCAGCGTCGCCGAGAACACGATCACGGCACGCACCGAAGTCGTCTGCCGCGCGGGAACCGCTCTGCCCGACAACGGGTTCCACTGGCACGTGCTGACGGCGCTGGTGCGGTCGGTGCACTGCTTCCACACCCGCGGGCCGGAGGGGGAGCCGCTCACCGTCATCGAACTCACCGTCGGCGACCACTGA
- a CDS encoding PP2C family protein-serine/threonine phosphatase: MTDDLRARAREDVARALREALRDRDLPPDVWRRLDSEWAEGPPDDVLAAGLRALADLVGERDRDLSWHQSELEQTNAGLLALHAEIDRQRRRTSFLDEVSRASARSLDSSHLLDAVAELVRSHGFADTLDVWTLTEFGLSCPDDPDRQPDKTTRSAARTREAVRDGGSRVSVPLTAGPHVLGVFDLHRSVGEFTDDDLSLAMGIANRAAVGLRNANEYEREHELAQRLQRAMLPTLAPLRDLGLVARYRSATSGVHVGGDWYDAVTRRDGTVVLTVGDVTGHGVDAAVVMGKLQNALRAYALEGHGPAASLRLVHDLLRGLDTPLYATAVVAEVEPESGLLRWASAGHPPPLLHEHGGEVRYLEAVHAPMLGIHLPAGLQFPQHERKLRPGSSVALFTDGLIERRTSDLDAGMARLLDAFRTCEADALDARAEHVLTTMLGASDHDDDVCLLLCHWEG; the protein is encoded by the coding sequence ATGACCGACGACCTCCGAGCACGGGCACGGGAGGACGTCGCGCGCGCCCTGCGGGAGGCGCTGCGCGATCGCGACCTCCCGCCCGACGTGTGGCGTCGGCTGGACTCGGAGTGGGCCGAAGGACCGCCCGACGACGTTCTCGCCGCCGGGCTGCGGGCGTTGGCCGACCTCGTGGGCGAGCGGGATCGCGACCTGAGTTGGCACCAGTCCGAGCTCGAACAGACCAACGCCGGGTTGCTGGCACTGCACGCGGAGATCGACCGGCAGCGGCGCCGCACCTCGTTCCTCGACGAGGTGTCCAGGGCGTCGGCCAGGTCGCTGGATTCGAGCCACCTTTTGGACGCGGTCGCCGAGTTGGTGCGCTCCCACGGGTTCGCCGACACGCTGGACGTCTGGACACTCACCGAGTTCGGGCTCTCCTGCCCCGACGATCCCGATCGGCAACCCGACAAGACCACGCGCAGCGCGGCCCGGACCCGGGAGGCGGTCCGCGACGGCGGGAGCCGGGTGAGCGTGCCGCTCACCGCCGGACCGCACGTGCTCGGCGTGTTCGACCTGCATCGCAGTGTGGGCGAGTTCACCGACGACGATCTGTCCCTGGCGATGGGCATCGCCAACCGCGCCGCGGTGGGCCTGCGCAACGCCAACGAGTACGAGCGCGAACACGAGCTCGCGCAGCGGCTCCAGCGCGCGATGTTGCCGACGCTCGCGCCCCTGCGTGATCTCGGCCTCGTCGCGCGGTACCGGTCCGCGACGAGCGGTGTGCACGTCGGGGGCGACTGGTACGACGCGGTGACGCGCCGGGACGGCACGGTGGTCCTGACCGTCGGGGACGTCACCGGCCACGGCGTGGACGCCGCGGTCGTGATGGGAAAGCTGCAGAACGCCCTGCGCGCGTATGCCCTGGAAGGTCACGGCCCGGCCGCGTCGCTGCGACTGGTGCACGACCTGCTGCGGGGGCTCGACACACCGCTCTACGCCACCGCCGTGGTCGCGGAGGTGGAGCCGGAGAGCGGCCTGCTGCGATGGGCGAGCGCGGGGCATCCGCCACCGCTGCTCCACGAACACGGCGGCGAGGTGCGATACCTGGAAGCCGTCCACGCCCCGATGCTGGGCATCCACCTGCCGGCGGGGCTCCAGTTCCCGCAGCACGAGCGCAAGCTGCGGCCCGGATCGTCGGTCGCGTTGTTCACCGACGGCCTGATCGAGCGCCGGACCAGCGACCTCGACGCGGGCATGGCGCGGCTGCTCGACGCTTTCCGCACCTGTGAGGCCGACGCGCTCGACGCGCGGGCCGAGCACGTTCTGACGACCATGCTGGGCGCCTCCGATCACGACGACGACGTCTGCCTGCTCCTGTGTCACTGGGAGGGTTGA
- a CDS encoding ATP-binding protein: MTGAALAVTSPVHVTQARQLAARAARQAELPDTVVERVALATVELATNLVKYATDGMIVVMPGPERLDVIATDRGPGIEHVPESMRDGFSTTGTLGIGLGGIRRMADEFDIYSSYGEGTTVLARWRSAAREEAPDAEFGVAVGAALSPAPGETSCGDSWTSARCDEVLTVALSDGLGHGPEAAAASLAAMEQIAAAPAASPVELISAMDADMRPRRGATVAVVQFHVAKATVTFCGVGNTTVRLVRGDGSHEALVSTPGIVGRRQRSGRRAMPVTRPWEAQSLLVMHTDGVSERWTPADRRDALDHDPATVAGWLLGTYGRNRDDACVVVVAGRGTR; the protein is encoded by the coding sequence ATGACAGGCGCGGCGCTCGCGGTGACCTCGCCGGTCCACGTGACGCAGGCGCGCCAGCTTGCCGCACGTGCGGCTCGACAAGCAGAACTGCCGGACACCGTCGTGGAGCGAGTGGCACTCGCCACGGTCGAGTTGGCGACCAACCTCGTGAAATACGCCACCGACGGCATGATCGTCGTGATGCCGGGGCCGGAGCGCCTCGACGTCATCGCCACAGATCGCGGACCGGGCATCGAGCACGTGCCCGAGAGCATGCGGGACGGGTTCTCCACCACCGGGACGCTCGGAATCGGCCTCGGCGGCATCCGGCGGATGGCCGACGAGTTCGACATCTACTCGTCCTACGGCGAGGGCACGACGGTGCTGGCGCGGTGGCGAAGCGCGGCCCGGGAGGAGGCGCCCGACGCGGAGTTCGGTGTGGCGGTCGGTGCCGCGTTGTCCCCGGCACCCGGGGAAACGAGCTGCGGGGACAGCTGGACGTCGGCCCGGTGCGACGAGGTGTTGACCGTGGCGTTGAGCGACGGACTGGGGCACGGTCCCGAAGCGGCGGCGGCGAGCCTGGCGGCGATGGAGCAGATCGCGGCGGCACCCGCCGCGTCGCCGGTCGAGCTGATCTCCGCGATGGACGCGGACATGCGGCCGCGGCGCGGCGCCACGGTGGCGGTCGTGCAGTTCCACGTCGCGAAAGCCACGGTGACGTTCTGCGGGGTGGGCAACACCACCGTGCGGCTCGTCAGAGGTGACGGGTCTCATGAAGCATTGGTGTCGACTCCTGGCATCGTAGGAAGAAGGCAGCGAAGCGGCCGGCGGGCGATGCCGGTGACGCGCCCGTGGGAGGCGCAGAGCCTGCTCGTGATGCACACGGACGGTGTGTCGGAGCGGTGGACACCGGCGGATCGACGCGACGCGCTCGACCATGATCCCGCCACCGTGGCAGGCTGGCTGCTGGGCACCTATGGCAGGAACCGGGACGACGCATGCGTCGTCGTGGTGGCCGGAAGAGGAACCAGATGA
- a CDS encoding anti-sigma regulatory factor: MTSVSTVHEVPIREEVDIVHVRQAARDVAVSVGFSLVEQTKLVTAASELARNTLKHGGGGVAEVELERGSGHTALRLVFRDEGPGIDDVDLALTDGYSSAGGLGLGLSGARRLADEFELWTEPGQGTTVTAVFRTRTASG, from the coding sequence ATGACCAGCGTTTCCACCGTGCACGAAGTGCCGATCCGCGAAGAGGTCGACATCGTGCACGTCCGGCAGGCCGCGCGCGACGTGGCGGTCTCGGTCGGGTTCTCCCTCGTGGAGCAGACCAAACTGGTGACGGCGGCGAGTGAGCTCGCTCGCAACACCCTCAAACACGGTGGCGGCGGGGTCGCCGAGGTCGAGCTGGAGCGCGGCAGCGGTCACACTGCGTTGCGTCTCGTCTTCCGGGACGAGGGGCCGGGCATCGACGACGTGGACCTGGCCCTGACGGACGGGTACAGCAGCGCGGGCGGACTCGGGTTGGGGCTGAGCGGTGCCCGTCGACTGGCCGACGAGTTCGAACTCTGGACCGAACCGGGGCAGGGCACGACCGTGACGGCCGTCTTCCGCACGAGGACGGCATCGGGATGA
- a CDS encoding STAS domain-containing protein, whose product MPTTTSIVGLGDVLLVTMQGELRDDDALTLQEKLTTRVAETSAPGVLIDISGLEVVDSFLARTLHDIAGACALLAARTVVVGMRPEVAITLVELGLTLPGLETALTVAGGLSLLGSSGPR is encoded by the coding sequence ATGCCCACCACGACTTCGATCGTCGGACTCGGCGACGTTCTCCTCGTCACGATGCAGGGCGAGCTGCGCGACGACGACGCCCTCACACTGCAGGAGAAGCTCACCACCCGAGTCGCGGAGACGAGCGCACCCGGCGTACTGATCGACATCTCCGGCCTGGAGGTCGTCGACTCCTTCCTCGCGCGGACACTGCACGACATCGCCGGCGCGTGTGCGCTCCTGGCGGCCAGAACCGTCGTGGTGGGCATGCGTCCGGAGGTGGCCATCACGCTCGTCGAGCTCGGGCTGACGCTGCCGGGTCTCGAAACCGCGTTGACGGTGGCAGGGGGCCTCTCCCTGCTGGGCAGCTCGGGGCCACGATGA
- a CDS encoding STAS domain-containing protein — protein MTDETPHPVRNRVLRFLEDHKDDILREWVATPLFSTRNRADSDEEAAALLRSVEKVIEAGEEEDPSAEGFASVRPVLSSLASRSAGGPSGSKRPDVTSLKAPLLRLWEQQDLTQDEEYYGAGTLSTALNTLRITLLEIELSAGADTILAQQEQLAELSTPVVKLWEGILAIPLIGTLDSMRSQAATESLLNEIVKQQAKVAILDITGVTAVDTLVAQHLLKTAMAARLMGAECIISGIRPQIAQTMVQLGIDLGEVATRASLSDAFAYALGTAGYRVERHSEVK, from the coding sequence ATGACTGACGAGACCCCGCACCCGGTACGGAATCGCGTGCTTCGGTTCCTCGAGGACCACAAGGACGACATCTTGCGGGAGTGGGTCGCGACGCCCCTCTTCAGCACGCGGAACCGGGCGGACTCGGACGAGGAGGCCGCCGCGCTGCTCCGCAGTGTCGAGAAGGTCATCGAGGCGGGTGAGGAGGAGGACCCCTCCGCCGAGGGCTTCGCCTCCGTCCGGCCGGTGCTCAGCTCGTTGGCCTCCCGTTCCGCCGGGGGACCGTCGGGAAGCAAGCGCCCCGACGTGACCTCGCTCAAGGCCCCGCTCCTGCGGTTGTGGGAGCAGCAGGACCTGACCCAGGACGAGGAGTACTACGGCGCGGGCACGTTGTCGACCGCTCTCAACACCCTGCGCATCACGCTGCTGGAGATCGAGTTGTCCGCGGGGGCCGACACGATCCTCGCGCAGCAGGAGCAGCTCGCCGAGCTGTCCACGCCGGTGGTCAAGCTGTGGGAGGGCATTCTCGCCATCCCGCTGATCGGCACCCTCGACAGCATGCGGAGCCAGGCCGCCACCGAGAGCCTGCTCAACGAGATCGTGAAGCAGCAGGCCAAGGTCGCGATCCTCGACATCACCGGGGTCACCGCGGTCGACACTCTCGTGGCGCAGCACCTGCTCAAGACGGCGATGGCGGCGAGGCTGATGGGCGCGGAGTGCATCATCAGCGGCATCCGCCCGCAGATCGCGCAGACGATGGTGCAGTTGGGCATCGACCTCGGGGAGGTCGCGACCCGAGCCTCGCTGTCGGACGCGTTCGCCTACGCGCTGGGTACCGCCGGATACCGGGTCGAGCGCCACTCCGAGGTGAAGTGA
- a CDS encoding STAS domain-containing protein — protein sequence MTDGDKPPTTRTPHRPERSTVHVELVSNEEGRITLVGEIDHGVAPQLDDALDRLLAEGADRFVVDFARLSFFDSACISALVRAHARVTENGGTVKLVNVDQYAYRVLQIAGLLPLFDLEPDT from the coding sequence ATGACGGACGGCGACAAACCGCCCACAACACGAACCCCGCACCGGCCGGAACGATCGACGGTACATGTCGAGCTGGTGAGCAACGAGGAAGGACGCATCACCCTCGTCGGTGAGATCGACCACGGTGTGGCGCCCCAACTCGACGACGCGTTGGACCGGCTTCTCGCCGAGGGCGCCGATCGGTTCGTCGTCGACTTCGCTCGATTGTCCTTCTTCGACTCCGCGTGCATCAGTGCGCTCGTCCGCGCCCACGCGCGCGTGACCGAGAACGGGGGAACGGTGAAGCTGGTCAACGTCGACCAGTACGCGTACCGGGTGTTGCAGATCGCGGGCCTGCTGCCGCTCTTCGACCTCGAACCGGACACCTGA
- a CDS encoding ATP-binding protein: MARPAGVPHALPLVDVRLSVDKNFPAQARRAADAVLGDIEANTRYNFLLIVSELVANAVLHSHSPQRLRVLRDGSVLRTEVHDGSVEMPLVLTPSPYREHGRGMFLVDSFADAWGVEATPTGKMVWAEVDAPVRGDGEG, encoded by the coding sequence ATGGCGCGGCCGGCTGGTGTCCCGCACGCACTCCCCCTGGTCGACGTGCGGCTGAGCGTGGACAAGAACTTCCCGGCGCAGGCCAGACGAGCCGCGGACGCCGTTCTCGGCGACATCGAGGCGAACACCCGGTACAACTTCCTTCTCATCGTCTCGGAGCTCGTCGCCAACGCCGTGCTGCACTCCCACAGCCCCCAGCGGTTGCGGGTGCTGCGGGACGGCTCGGTCCTGCGCACCGAGGTACACGACGGCAGCGTCGAGATGCCGCTCGTGCTCACGCCCTCGCCGTACCGGGAGCACGGGCGCGGGATGTTCCTCGTCGACTCGTTCGCCGACGCCTGGGGCGTGGAGGCGACCCCGACCGGGAAGATGGTCTGGGCCGAGGTGGACGCTCCGGTGCGCGGCGACGGGGAGGGCTGA
- the ligD gene encoding non-homologous end-joining DNA ligase, whose translation MSTDAVELDVGQRTVRLTHPDRVYFAARGETKLDLARYYLAVGEGIVRALYERPCMMHRFPSGVNGEKVHQKRVPRGAPPWLETVRVHFPRYDRTADELCVTELAHVVWAVQMSTVEFHPWNSRRADTERPDEWRIDLDPMPECGLDTVKRVAHVAEEVLAELGIRGFPKTSGGKGLHVLVRIEPRWGFADVRRAAHAFALEVERRAPRDVTTEWWRKDRDPTAVFVDFNQNTRDHTVAAAYSVRGVPEATVSTPVRWDEIDDVEPGDFTIATVPARFAELGDLHAGIDEVAHSLQPLLDWADRDGLEA comes from the coding sequence ATGAGCACAGACGCCGTCGAGCTCGACGTGGGCCAACGCACGGTGCGGTTGACGCATCCCGACCGCGTGTATTTCGCGGCGCGGGGCGAGACGAAGCTCGATCTCGCGCGGTACTACCTGGCCGTGGGCGAGGGCATCGTGCGCGCACTGTACGAGCGGCCGTGCATGATGCACCGCTTCCCGTCCGGAGTGAACGGCGAGAAGGTGCACCAGAAGCGCGTGCCGCGCGGTGCGCCTCCGTGGCTGGAGACCGTGCGGGTGCATTTCCCGCGCTACGACCGCACGGCCGACGAGCTGTGCGTCACCGAGCTCGCGCACGTCGTGTGGGCGGTGCAGATGTCGACGGTCGAGTTCCATCCGTGGAACTCGCGCCGGGCGGACACCGAGCGGCCCGACGAGTGGCGCATCGACCTCGATCCCATGCCGGAGTGCGGGCTGGACACGGTGAAGCGGGTCGCCCACGTCGCCGAGGAGGTGCTGGCGGAGCTCGGCATCCGAGGGTTTCCGAAGACGTCCGGCGGGAAGGGGCTGCACGTGCTCGTGCGCATCGAGCCCCGGTGGGGGTTCGCCGACGTCCGGCGGGCCGCACACGCGTTCGCGCTCGAAGTCGAGAGGCGCGCACCTCGGGACGTCACGACGGAGTGGTGGCGCAAGGACCGCGACCCGACCGCCGTCTTCGTGGACTTCAACCAGAACACGCGCGACCACACGGTCGCGGCGGCGTACTCGGTGCGCGGCGTGCCCGAGGCCACGGTGTCCACGCCCGTGCGGTGGGACGAGATCGACGACGTCGAACCGGGCGACTTCACGATCGCCACGGTCCCGGCGAGGTTCGCCGAACTCGGTGACCTGCACGCGGGGATCGACGAGGTCGCCCACTCGTTGCAACCGCTTCTCGACTGGGCCGACCGGGACGGGCTGGAGGCCTGA
- a CDS encoding MFS transporter — MVSTTTPRSEGQGGLARLLNRWGLPAPLFLGYVGLLIFMIGDGVESGFIAPYMAENGAGTDVRASYVITVYGVAVMLASWLSGALSELWGPRRVMFVGLAVWLVFDVLFLAVAVAGENYALMLVFYGLRGFGYPMFAFGFLVWITAVAPVARLGAAVGWFYFAFTGGLPTLGALVASFTNPLLGEYGTLWLSVGILGLGGLICLLGVRERTGYQRLAPPEVKPVQSLMSSMSIAWKEPRVGIGMLVRVINTAPQFGMLVFFPTIFAYEIGFGMSQWLLLVSVIYGTNIFFNLIFGVASDKIGWQRTIFWFGAIGCAVSILLLYFVPLQLGKDYYWVALLVGALYGATLAGFVPISALLPSLAPENKGGAMALLNFGAGAATFVGPAIVSLFLVPLGAGGVVIIFAALYVVAAVLTRFLTLPPETQKAAEQNVSLAEVAEKKAATT; from the coding sequence ATGGTTTCAACGACGACACCACGGTCGGAGGGTCAGGGCGGCCTGGCCCGGTTACTGAACCGGTGGGGGCTTCCCGCGCCCCTCTTCCTCGGTTACGTCGGTCTGCTGATCTTCATGATCGGCGACGGCGTCGAGTCGGGCTTCATCGCGCCGTACATGGCCGAGAACGGCGCCGGCACCGACGTTCGCGCGTCCTACGTCATCACGGTGTACGGCGTCGCCGTCATGCTCGCGTCGTGGCTCTCCGGTGCGCTTTCCGAACTGTGGGGACCGCGCCGCGTCATGTTCGTCGGCCTCGCGGTGTGGCTCGTCTTCGACGTGCTCTTCCTCGCGGTGGCCGTCGCCGGGGAGAACTACGCGTTGATGCTGGTCTTCTACGGGCTGCGCGGTTTCGGGTACCCGATGTTCGCCTTCGGTTTCCTGGTGTGGATCACCGCCGTGGCTCCGGTGGCCCGGCTCGGTGCGGCCGTGGGCTGGTTCTACTTCGCCTTCACCGGCGGACTCCCCACGCTCGGGGCGTTGGTCGCGAGCTTCACCAACCCGCTGCTCGGCGAGTACGGCACGCTCTGGCTGTCCGTCGGCATCCTCGGTCTCGGTGGTCTGATCTGCCTGCTGGGAGTCCGGGAGCGCACCGGCTACCAGCGGTTGGCGCCGCCCGAGGTCAAGCCCGTGCAGAGTCTGATGTCGAGCATGTCGATCGCGTGGAAGGAACCGCGGGTCGGGATCGGCATGCTCGTGCGGGTCATCAACACCGCGCCGCAGTTCGGCATGCTGGTCTTCTTCCCCACGATCTTCGCGTACGAGATCGGGTTCGGGATGAGTCAGTGGCTGCTGCTGGTCTCGGTGATCTACGGGACCAACATCTTCTTCAACCTGATCTTCGGGGTGGCGAGCGACAAGATCGGTTGGCAGAGGACCATCTTCTGGTTCGGTGCCATCGGCTGCGCGGTGTCGATCCTGCTGCTGTACTTCGTGCCGCTGCAGCTCGGCAAGGACTACTACTGGGTCGCGTTGCTCGTGGGCGCCCTCTACGGGGCGACGCTGGCGGGCTTCGTTCCGATCTCGGCGCTGCTGCCCTCGTTGGCCCCGGAGAACAAGGGCGGTGCGATGGCCCTGCTGAACTTCGGTGCCGGCGCGGCGACCTTCGTCGGGCCCGCGATCGTCAGCCTGTTCCTCGTCCCGCTCGGCGCGGGCGGAGTGGTGATCATCTTCGCGGCCCTCTACGTGGTGGCGGCGGTGCTCACCCGCTTCCTGACGCTGCCTCCCGAAACGCAGAAGGCAGCCGAGCAGAACGTGAGCCTGGCCGAGGTCGCCGAGAAGAAGGCGGCGACCACCTGA